From Candidatus Binataceae bacterium, the proteins below share one genomic window:
- a CDS encoding TetR/AcrR family transcriptional regulator, whose amino-acid sequence MGLREEKKAEQRRAILDTAAALFRKRGYEETRVRDIVDRLRISEVTFFNYFPTKGALIMAFAVDMLEYSIASAKRELERHDISIPDRIRALIRVWATSWDEDPEFHGLVAKQSRLMTDATGVLRDKSFQLYEQYQRLFAEGQKRGEIRTDMKPLHLAEMMEGMLILVAGNWVSGWWENRSDSLEERFMNAMTIFLEGCAAPKPAKSQAPVPVGKWEDFE is encoded by the coding sequence ATGGGCTTACGGGAGGAGAAGAAAGCCGAGCAGCGGCGCGCGATTCTGGATACGGCGGCCGCGCTGTTTCGAAAACGAGGTTACGAGGAGACCCGCGTCCGCGACATCGTTGACCGCCTGCGCATCAGCGAGGTCACATTCTTCAACTACTTTCCCACCAAGGGCGCCCTGATAATGGCGTTCGCGGTGGATATGCTCGAGTACTCAATCGCATCGGCCAAACGCGAACTCGAACGCCACGATATCAGCATACCGGACCGTATTCGGGCTCTGATCCGCGTGTGGGCGACATCGTGGGACGAAGATCCTGAGTTTCATGGGCTGGTTGCAAAGCAATCGAGGTTGATGACCGACGCGACCGGCGTTCTGCGCGATAAATCTTTTCAGCTCTACGAGCAATACCAACGACTGTTCGCCGAAGGCCAAAAGCGCGGAGAAATCCGCACCGATATGAAGCCGTTGCATCTCGCGGAAATGATGGAGGGCATGCTCATCCTTGTTGCCGGCAACTGGGTTAGCGGATGGTGGGAAAATCGGTCCGACTCCCTTGAAGAGCGTTTCATGAATGCCATGACTATCTTTCTGGAAGGATGCGCGGCGCCCAAACCGGCGAAATCTCAAGCCCCCGTCCCGGTCGGAAAGTGGGAAGATTTCGAGTGA
- a CDS encoding VIT1/CCC1 transporter family protein: MKNTTDIKRFRENWQDEVDSAAEYRNLAAVEPDPKIAEVYSNLARMEEAHVAFWEDRLRLAGAALGERLPSWRSRILGWVARRFGPEAVLSTIAAKEAAGRNGYAGQAETRGTQMSSQERWHALVLGKLVETQPRGLSGSFLSRLEGRHRAVGGNALRAAVLGANDGLCSNLSLVMGVAGAAISSHGILTTGIAGLLAGACSMALGEWVSVTSSRELAEREIRIESGELMEDPVGEGEELQLIYEAKGLSGEEAKRVVEQVLKDKGAALDALAREELGIDPTELGGSAGEAALASFLLFSVGAIIPILPFLLPGYRVAIIASLLVSSVSLFAIGAAITIFTGVAVWRSGGRQLLLGLAAAGLTFTIGHLIGVTLG, encoded by the coding sequence GTGAAAAACACTACCGACATAAAGCGATTTCGTGAGAATTGGCAAGATGAGGTCGACAGTGCGGCCGAGTATCGTAACCTCGCAGCGGTCGAGCCGGATCCGAAGATCGCCGAAGTATATTCGAACCTCGCCCGGATGGAAGAAGCCCACGTCGCCTTTTGGGAAGATCGACTTCGCCTTGCGGGGGCCGCTTTAGGCGAACGACTCCCTTCCTGGCGCAGTCGAATATTGGGGTGGGTCGCGAGACGTTTCGGCCCCGAAGCGGTTCTCTCTACCATCGCCGCAAAAGAAGCCGCCGGTAGGAACGGGTACGCAGGTCAGGCGGAAACCCGCGGGACACAGATGAGCTCACAAGAACGCTGGCACGCACTCGTTCTGGGCAAACTGGTAGAAACCCAGCCGCGCGGCCTTAGCGGTAGCTTTCTCTCCCGTCTCGAAGGCCGTCATCGGGCGGTCGGAGGTAACGCACTTCGTGCTGCGGTCCTCGGCGCAAACGACGGCCTTTGCTCGAATTTGAGCCTGGTGATGGGCGTGGCAGGTGCTGCGATCAGTTCCCACGGAATTCTCACGACAGGCATCGCTGGCCTTCTCGCGGGCGCTTGCTCGATGGCCCTTGGCGAGTGGGTCTCGGTGACGAGCTCACGAGAGCTTGCAGAACGCGAGATTCGTATTGAGTCCGGCGAGCTTATGGAAGACCCGGTGGGTGAGGGTGAAGAGCTCCAGCTCATCTATGAAGCGAAGGGACTCTCTGGTGAGGAAGCCAAACGGGTTGTTGAGCAAGTCCTTAAGGACAAGGGGGCGGCGCTCGACGCGCTGGCCCGCGAGGAACTGGGCATCGACCCGACGGAATTGGGCGGGTCGGCGGGCGAGGCGGCATTGGCGTCATTTCTGCTTTTCTCGGTCGGCGCAATCATCCCTATCCTGCCATTCCTATTGCCGGGATATCGGGTCGCAATTATTGCGAGCTTGCTCGTGAGCAGCGTTTCCTTGTTCGCTATCGGCGCCGCGATCACAATCTTCACCGGAGTTGCGGTCTGGCGCTCGGGAGGACGACAACTCCTGCTGGGTCTCGCCGCGGCAGGCCTCACCTTCACCATTGGTCACCTCATCGGTGTGACGCTCGGGTGA
- a CDS encoding DUF4231 domain-containing protein, giving the protein MNDSRIKLNWYDHKGAQQKRYFNILKIVTIVAAATIPFLTTVPMEAKLSQTITAALGAAIVVIEGIQQLYQLQTNWILYRSTSESLRHEKFLFLGHAGPYAVAQDAHSLLAERIESLVSQEHAKWASGQQMPPQGAPSDSLART; this is encoded by the coding sequence TTGAACGACTCGAGGATCAAATTAAACTGGTACGACCACAAGGGTGCACAGCAGAAGAGATACTTCAATATCTTAAAGATCGTCACCATAGTAGCCGCTGCGACCATACCTTTTCTGACGACCGTGCCGATGGAAGCGAAGCTTAGCCAGACGATCACCGCTGCGCTAGGCGCCGCAATCGTGGTGATTGAGGGAATTCAACAACTTTACCAACTGCAAACCAATTGGATACTTTACCGATCGACGTCCGAGAGTTTGAGGCACGAGAAGTTTCTGTTTCTTGGACATGCCGGCCCTTACGCTGTAGCTCAGGACGCGCACTCTCTGCTCGCCGAAAGAATCGAATCGTTGGTGTCGCAGGAGCACGCAAAGTGGGCAAGTGGCCAACAGATGCCTCCGCAAGGCGCACCCTCCGATTCGTTGGCGAGGACGTGA
- a CDS encoding GNAT family N-acetyltransferase codes for MVWSGYGLEHSDNLRLWFDAEDLIAYACFEPPMSLEFDLMPGLARYDPVGREILKWGESYRQTSRQSGKETVPKALAMLGYEAVTLTMSLESDVQRTSLLQRRGYARSGGFDVLYRRSLEDLLPTPEHGPWLRLRDATNADLWERVDVHRDAWSVWGLSAATVENYRRLRNAPIYDPELDVVLEDDSGRFVAYCIGWLDMANRFGHFEPVGCRPAFTGRGYARAVVNECMRRMQARGMHTALVSTASVNQPARALYQSCGFVEADRAYHYTKRGD; via the coding sequence GTGGTGTGGAGCGGATACGGATTGGAGCACTCGGACAACTTGCGGCTCTGGTTCGATGCCGAAGACTTGATTGCCTACGCATGCTTTGAGCCGCCGATGAGCTTGGAGTTCGACCTTATGCCCGGCCTCGCACGGTACGATCCAGTAGGCCGCGAAATTCTAAAGTGGGGTGAGAGTTACCGCCAGACTTCCAGGCAGTCTGGAAAAGAGACTGTTCCCAAAGCGCTGGCGATGCTCGGGTACGAAGCAGTCACTTTGACGATGTCGCTCGAGAGTGACGTTCAGAGGACTTCGCTCTTGCAGCGGCGCGGCTACGCGCGGAGCGGTGGTTTCGATGTCCTTTACAGACGTAGTCTTGAAGATCTCCTTCCTACGCCAGAGCATGGACCATGGCTGCGGCTCAGAGATGCGACGAATGCGGACTTGTGGGAGCGCGTGGACGTTCATCGCGATGCATGGTCAGTGTGGGGGCTTTCAGCTGCCACTGTTGAAAACTACCGGCGCCTGCGAAACGCTCCAATCTACGATCCCGAGCTCGACGTAGTGCTGGAAGACGATAGCGGCCGGTTCGTCGCTTACTGCATCGGATGGCTGGATATGGCAAACCGCTTCGGCCATTTCGAGCCGGTCGGCTGCCGGCCGGCTTTCACTGGACGCGGGTATGCGCGAGCGGTGGTTAATGAGTGTATGCGCCGGATGCAGGCGCGCGGGATGCATACCGCTCTGGTCTCAACTGCGAGCGTTAACCAGCCTGCACGCGCTCTATACCAGTCCTGCGGTTTCGTTGAGGCGGATCGCGCGTATCACTACACAAAACGCGGCGATTGA
- a CDS encoding UbiA prenyltransferase family protein, whose translation MAAQLPATDRQVSSPVVDVAPERYATKRGTGFALIVLARPWQWVKNGLVLAALIFSHRLFHPRDAVLTAVALVAFCALSSFAYVLNDISDREADRLNPEKRDRPLARGDLTIAQAACFAIALGAIATLLSIALGRYFLGIAALYVALQVGYSLWAKQYVVLDVVAVAIGFVLRAFGGGVAIGAVVSPWLVFITFVLAMLLVLGRRRHELVAMGDRAGTHRDVLAQYSVPLIDQMLAIVATLVSYMIYTVSAEVEAKLGTQYLYLTLPFVAFGILRYLYLIDARNEGGDPARTLIRDTPLLLTVLLWIAADVILLYF comes from the coding sequence ATGGCTGCGCAACTCCCGGCCACTGACAGGCAGGTGAGTTCTCCCGTTGTCGATGTGGCGCCGGAGAGGTATGCGACGAAACGTGGCACAGGGTTCGCCCTCATCGTGCTCGCGCGCCCCTGGCAGTGGGTCAAAAACGGGTTGGTGCTCGCAGCGCTCATCTTCAGCCACCGGCTCTTTCACCCGCGCGATGCGGTCCTGACCGCGGTCGCGCTGGTCGCATTCTGCGCCCTGTCGAGCTTCGCGTATGTACTCAACGACATTTCCGATCGAGAAGCTGACCGCCTAAACCCTGAAAAGCGCGATCGGCCTCTGGCGCGGGGCGACCTTACGATCGCGCAAGCCGCCTGTTTCGCCATCGCGCTCGGCGCAATTGCGACGCTCTTGAGCATCGCACTCGGGCGCTACTTCCTCGGGATTGCCGCGCTCTACGTCGCTCTTCAGGTCGGATATTCACTGTGGGCCAAGCAGTACGTGGTGCTTGACGTGGTCGCGGTAGCTATTGGGTTCGTGCTGCGCGCATTCGGAGGTGGGGTCGCGATCGGTGCGGTAGTGTCGCCGTGGCTCGTCTTCATCACCTTTGTGCTGGCGATGCTGCTGGTACTCGGCAGGCGCAGACATGAACTGGTAGCGATGGGCGACCGCGCAGGGACGCATCGCGACGTGCTGGCGCAATACAGCGTTCCCCTTATCGATCAGATGCTCGCGATCGTCGCGACGCTGGTCAGCTACATGATCTACACCGTCTCGGCGGAAGTCGAAGCGAAGCTCGGAACGCAGTACCTGTATTTGACGCTACCCTTTGTCGCGTTCGGTATACTGCGGTACCTCTACCTGATCGACGCGCGCAACGAAGGAGGGGATCCTGCACGTACTTTGATTCGCGACACACCGCTGTTACTGACGGTGCTCTTGTGGATCGCAGCCGACGTGATCTTGCTCTACTTTTAG
- a CDS encoding amidohydrolase family protein: MLPGLLYERLDELGLDYTVLYTTIGFSLIGIEDEELRRASCRALNRMRADMAAGFSDRLTAAAVIPMHTPQEAIEELEYSVKELGMKSAMVASFVKRPIPIVARKYREAARFAYTLDVYGIDSDYDYDPFWAKCQELGIAPTFHSLGYTWGSRQSHSNYVYNHVGSFAASAEAICKGLLMGGVPMRFPKLRFGFLEGGVAWAIMCYCDLVSHWQKRNGKAMHEFLNPALVDQKLFASLVARYARRQTDGELANLQDFTPGMSPSSDMPIDEFEKSGIRSAEDIRDIFVDRFYFGCEGDDPLTAMAFNPRGIPFDAKLKPLYGSDIGHWDVSDMSKIAEESYELVEHGVIDEGSLRSFLFDNAVAFWTANNRHFFKGTALEGEVARRAEIVEPK, from the coding sequence ATGCTGCCCGGATTGCTGTATGAACGACTGGATGAACTCGGGCTCGATTACACTGTCCTCTACACTACGATTGGCTTTTCGCTGATCGGTATAGAAGACGAGGAGCTCCGGCGAGCGTCATGCCGCGCGTTGAATCGAATGCGCGCGGATATGGCTGCGGGATTCAGCGATCGTCTGACGGCCGCCGCCGTCATTCCCATGCATACGCCCCAGGAAGCAATCGAAGAGCTCGAATACTCCGTCAAAGAGCTCGGGATGAAAAGCGCGATGGTGGCCAGCTTCGTGAAGCGGCCAATTCCGATAGTTGCTCGAAAATATCGAGAAGCTGCTCGGTTCGCATATACTCTCGACGTATATGGAATCGACAGCGATTACGACTACGACCCGTTTTGGGCTAAGTGCCAAGAGCTCGGCATTGCGCCAACGTTTCACTCCCTGGGTTACACATGGGGCAGCCGTCAGTCACACAGTAATTACGTTTACAACCATGTCGGCAGTTTCGCCGCCAGCGCGGAGGCCATCTGCAAGGGCCTGCTGATGGGAGGAGTGCCGATGCGTTTCCCGAAGTTGCGGTTCGGCTTTCTGGAAGGCGGCGTTGCTTGGGCGATTATGTGTTATTGCGATTTGGTCAGCCACTGGCAAAAGCGCAACGGCAAGGCTATGCACGAGTTTCTGAATCCTGCGCTGGTCGACCAGAAGCTATTCGCCAGTTTGGTTGCGCGTTATGCGCGGCGTCAGACCGATGGCGAACTGGCGAATCTCCAAGACTTCACTCCCGGCATGAGCCCTTCTTCCGACATGCCGATTGATGAGTTTGAAAAGAGCGGTATTCGGTCCGCAGAAGATATTCGGGACATTTTCGTGGACAGATTTTACTTTGGCTGTGAAGGCGACGATCCACTCACAGCTATGGCGTTCAATCCTCGCGGGATCCCGTTCGATGCAAAGCTGAAGCCGCTCTACGGATCCGATATCGGTCATTGGGATGTGTCGGATATGTCCAAAATCGCCGAAGAGTCATACGAACTCGTTGAACACGGAGTGATCGACGAAGGGTCTTTGCGTTCGTTTTTGTTCGATAATGCGGTTGCATTCTGGACCGCGAATAATCGCCACTTCTTCAAGGGAACAGCACTTGAGGGCGAGGTAGCGCGCCGTGCCGAGATCGTTGAGCCCAAATGA